The Dunckerocampus dactyliophorus isolate RoL2022-P2 chromosome 1, RoL_Ddac_1.1, whole genome shotgun sequence genome has a segment encoding these proteins:
- the LOC129177498 gene encoding LOW QUALITY PROTEIN: probable tubulin polyglutamylase TTLL9 (The sequence of the model RefSeq protein was modified relative to this genomic sequence to represent the inferred CDS: substituted 3 bases at 3 genomic stop codons) has protein sequence MEGRCVVRYKCSQPGPIQDVLRQRPGWIEVKDDSEWDFHWCGVGWLRENLFMEEHVRVNHFRNHYELTRKDFMLKNLKRYKKNLERDASCMEGSKCDFFPCTFALPNEYHLFVEEFKRNPGSTWIMKPAAKSQGAGIFLFKKLKDIMDWRKVTCVHFKXERMDXQTXYNMFDNFVLQHDGTRSEEQKDAAQVESYVAQRYIENPYLLGGRKFDLRVYVMVTSYFPLKAWLYREGFARLSSTRFSLNSIDDKYVHLTNVAVQKTAPDYDPEKGCKWKIQKLRMYLTAKHGRQAVEILFKEMDNIFISSLQSVQKIIINDKHCFELYGYDIMLDENLKPWLIEVNASPSLAPSSQEDYDMKYSLLEDTVNIVDMEGRLTGKEKRVGGYDLMWNDGPVYREDVDPEIFGCSCLKANTYLGCANNRGSQLNWLLKPFTCQKRM, from the exons AT ggagGGAAGATGTGTTGTGCGCTACAAATGCAGCCAACCTGGCCCCATACAGGATGTTTTGAGACAAAGACCAGGTTGGATTGAAGTCAAAGA TGATAGTGAATGGGACTTCCACTGGTGTGGTGTGGGCTGGCTCAGGGAGAATTTGTTTATGGAGGAGCACGTAAGAGTAAACCACTTTCGCAACCATTATGAG CTGACTCGCAAAgattttatgttgaaaaacctGAAacgctacaaaaaaaatctagaaAGGGATGCCAGCTGCATGGAAGGTTCAAAATGTGATTTCTTCCCATGCACCTTCGCACTGCCGAATGAGTatcatctctttgtggaggagTTTAAAAGAAACCCTGGCAGCACCTGGATAATGAAGCCG GCTGCAAAATCTCAAGGCGCAGGCATCTTCCTTTTTAAGAAACTGAAAGACATCATGGATTGGAGGAAGGTTACGTGTGTTCATTTTAAATAAGAACGTATGGACTAGCAAACATGATATAATATGTTTGACAACTTTGTGCTTCAGCATGATGGCACCCGCTCAGAGGAGCAGAAAGATGCAGCTCAAGTGGAAAGCTATGTGGCACAGCGTTATATTGAGAACCCCTACCTGCTTGGTG GCAGGAAGTTTGATCTAAGGGTCTACGTGATGGTAACATCA TATTTCCCCTTGAAGGCATGGCTTTATCGTGAGGGCTTTGCACGCCTCTCAAGCACACGTTTCTCCCTGAATAGTATTGATGACAAGT ATGTGCATCTCACTAATGTAGCTGTTCAAAAAACAGCTCCTGACTATGATCCTGAAAAG GGATGTAAATGGAAGATCCAGAAACTCCGTATGTATCTGACGGCAAAACATGGAAGGCAGGCGGTAGAAATTCTTTTCAAAGAGATGGATAACATCTTCATCAGCAGTCTACAGAGTGTGCAGAAGatcattataaatgacaaacacTGCTTTGAACTCTATGGCTACGACATTATGCTGGATGAGAACCTCAAACC GTGGTTGATTGAGGTCAATGCCTCACCGTCACTTGCACCCAGTAGTCAAGAGGATTACGATATGAAGTACAGCTTGCTGGaagatactgtaaatattgtGGATATGGAAGGAAG GTTGACTGGGAAGGAGAAGAGGGTAGGCGGATATGATCTCATGTGGAATGATGGGCCTGTTTATAGAGAGGATGTTGACCCAGAAATATTCGGCTGTTCGTGTTTAAAAGCCAACACATACTTGG